The following proteins are co-located in the Leishmania donovani BPK282A1 complete genome, chromosome 26 genome:
- a CDS encoding nuclear lim interactor-interacting factor-like protein, giving the protein MSSAHKPTTQEAINFFKQYREKFQRSSSGGNWPSQNSVNASPQQNIVTQVQQVDVVPDSTTRSIIPMNRRNGTTTTRLDLLRKSPTNCSPCLVQEVEIKPLLPPLPFASVPKVTLVLDVDETLVHSTFQPSSDVVYDKVLLVASEGKTYTVSVKYRPYLEDFLRFVSRRFEVVIFTASMRAYCDKLMDEIDPHGILGNLRLFREHCTFCERSYVKDLHRLGRDLRRVVILDNSPAAYSFQQRNAIPIKTWINDPKDRELFLLLPLLDRLAMCDSVYSELDPYNARGWDYL; this is encoded by the coding sequence ATGTCTTCGGCGCACAAACCAACGACGCAGGAGGCGATCAACTTCTTCAAGCAGTATCGAGAGAAGTTCCAGCGTAGTAGCAGCGGGGGCAATTGGCCTAGTCAAAATAGTGTCAATGCATCTCCCCAACAGAACATTGTGAcgcaggtgcagcaggtggaCGTGGTGCCTGACTCGACAACCCGCAGCATTATTCCGATGAACCGCCGAAATGGGACGACGACCACGCGGCTCGATTTGCTTCGCAAGTCGCCCACGAACTGCTCGCCGTGCTTGGTTCAAGAAGTTGAGATtaagccgctgctgccgcctctgcccttTGCCTCCGTGCCGAAGGTGACGTTAGTGCTGGACGTGGATGAGACGCTGGTGCACTCCACCTTTCAGCCAAGTTCGGATGTCGTGTACGACAAGGTGCTGCTCGTGGCATCGGAAGGGAAGACGTACACTGTCAGCGTCAAGTACCGGCCCTACCTGGAGGACTTTTTGCGCTTTGTGAGCCGTCGCTTCGAAGTAGTCATTTTCACTGCTAGCATGCGCGCCTACTGTGACAAACTCATGGACGAAATTGATCCGCACGGTATTCTGGGCAACTTGCGTCTATTCCGCGAGCATTGTACCTTCTGCGAGCGCTCTTACGTCAAGGATCTCCACCGACTCGGTCGCGATCTTCGGAGAGTTGTCATTCTCGACAACAGCCCAGCCGCCTACTCGTTTCAGCAGCGTAACGCCATTCCCATCAAGACGTGGATCAACGACCCGAAAGACCGCGAGCTGTTCTTACTGCTCCCGCTTCTTGACAGACTCGCGATGTGCGACTCCGTGTACAGCGAGCTTGATCCGTACAACGCGAGGGGATGGGACTACCTGTGA
- a CDS encoding silent information regulator 2, putative, translated as MTASPRAPHQEHVLGEPTLEGLARYIREKNVRRILVLVGAGASVAAGIPDFRSPDTGIYANLGKYNLEDTTDAFSLTLLREKPEIFYSIARELNLWPGHFQPTAVHHFIRLLQDEGRLLRCCTQNIDGLEKAAGVSPELLVEAHGSFAAAACIECHTPFSIEQNYLEAMSGTVSRCSTCGGIVKPNVVFFGENLPDAFFDALHHDAPIAELVIIIGTSMQVHPFALLPCVVPKSVPRVVMNRERVGGLLFRFPDDPLNTVHEDAVAKEGRSSSSQSCSPSASPRREEGGTEDSPSSPNEEVKEASTSSSSDGYGQYGDYHAHPDVCRDVLFRGDCQENVVTLAEYLGLSEALAKHMRLSDAAPATAQRAPNET; from the coding sequence ATGACAGCGTCTCCGAGAGCGCCACATCAGGAGCATGTCCTCGGAGAGCCGACCTTGGAAGGGCTTGCGCGCTACATCAGGGAGAAGAATGTGCGGCGCATTCTCGTGCTCGTCGGAGCAGGCGCCAGTGTAGCTGCCGGCATCCCAGACTTTCGCTCACCTGACACCGGGATCTACGCCAACCTCGGCAAGTACAACCTCGAAGACACGACCGATGCCTTTTCACTGACCCTTCTGCGCGAGAAGCCAGAGATATTCTACTCTATCGCACGGGAGCTGAACTTGTGGCCTGGGCACTTTCAGCCCACCGCGGTACATCACTTCATCCGACTGTTGCAAGACGAGGGCCGtctcctgcgctgctgcacgcagAACATTGACGGCCTGGAGAAGGCAGCGGGCGTGTCGCCGGAGCTCCTCGTCGAGGCGCATGGCtctttcgctgctgccgcctgcaTTGAATGCCACACACCATTCAGCATTGAGCAGAACTACCTGGAGGCGATGAGCGGTACGGTCTCCCGCTGCTCTACATGCGGCGGCATTGTGAAGCCCAACGTCGTTTTCTTTGGTGAAAATTTGCCGGACGCGTTCTtcgacgcgctgcaccacgacGCCCCGATCGCGGAGCTGGTCATCATCATCGGGACATCGATGCAGGTGCACCCGTTcgcgttgctgccgtgcgtCGTGCCCAAGTCAGTCCCGCGCGTTGTCATGAACCGTGAGCGAGTTGGcggcctcctcttccgctttCCTGATGACCCGCTCAACACCGTCCACGAGGATGCGGTTGCCAAGGAGGGAcgctcgtcctcttcgcAGAGTTGTTCCCCGTCCGCGTCGCCACGgcgcgaggaggggggaacAGAGGACAGCCCCTCGTCGCCAAACGAGGAGGTCAAAGAGGCGTCGACGTCCAGCTCGAGCGACGGCTACGGGCAGTACGGTGACTACCACGCCCACCCCGATGTCTGCCGGGATGTTCTCTTCCGCGGCGACTGCCAGGAGAACGTGGTGACGCTGGCGGAGTACCTGGGGCTGAGCGAGGCGCTGGCAAAGCACATGCGCTTATCCGATGCAGCACCAGCTACTGCACAGAGGGCGCCGAATGAGACGTGA
- a CDS encoding 60S ribosomal protein L7, putative, with translation MTTHSVYGNASDMPAVPAPESAIKRAAFKQQQTENFKKAVVARKAAKAGLKKTAYLRARKYSREYRGAEKKLVTLRRQAASHGNYYLEAKPKVAVVTRIRGIAKVNPKQRKILQLLRLRQIFNTVFVKMNKPMENMLRAVEPYIAYGYPSLATVRAMVYKRGYLKINGQRVKITDNQMIKDKYNNADIVCAEDMVNQIYTCGKHFRTVTHGMWPFKLAPPAGGMRQKRRHFVEGGDYGNRDTLINRFLARMI, from the coding sequence ATGACCACACACTCAGTTTACGGCAACGCATCCGACATGCCCGCTGTCCCTGCCCCTGAGTCCGCGATCAAGCGCGCTGCGttcaagcagcagcagacggagAACTTCAAGAAGGCTGTGGTGGCCAGAAAGGCCGCCAAGGCTGGCCTGAAGAAGACCGCCTACTTGCGTGCCCGCAAATACTCCCGTGAGTACCGCGGTGCGGAGAAGAAGCTGgtgacgctgcgccgccaggcCGCCTCTCACGGTAACTACTACCTGGAGGCGAAACCGAAGGTCGCCGTGGTGACCCGCATCCGCGGTATCGCCAAGGTGAACCCGAAGCAGCGCAAGatcctccagctgctgcgcctgcgccagaTCTTCAACACGGTGTTCGTGAAGATGAACAAGCCGATGGAGAATATGCTGCGTGCGGTGGAGCCCTACATCGCGTACGGCTACCCGTCCCTGGCCACCGTCCGTGCGATGGTGTACAAGCGCGGCTACCTGAAGATCAACGGCCAGCGCGTGAAGATCACGGACAACCAGATGATCAAGGACAAGTACAACAACGCGGACATCGTGTGCGCGGAGGATATGGTGAACCAGATCTACACCTGTGGCAAGCACTTCCGCACGGTGACGCACGGCATGTGGCCCTTCAAGCTGGCCCCTCCGGCCGGCGGCATGCGCCAGAAGCGCCGTCACTTCGTGGAAGGTGGCGACTATGGTAACCGCGACACCTTGATCAACCGCTTCCTCGCCCGCATGATCTGA
- a CDS encoding 60S ribosomal protein L7, putative, with product MRELTGNATPHAVFEKRLTMTTHSVYGNASDMPAVPAPESAIKRAAFKQQQTENFKKAVVARKAAKAALKKTAYLRARKYSREYRGAEKKLVTLRRQAASHGNYYLE from the coding sequence ATGCGCGAACTCACCGGCAACGCCACTCCACACGCCGTCTTCGAAAAACGTCTGACCATGACCACACACTCAGTTTACGGCAACGCATCCGACATGCCCGCTGTCCCTGCCCCTGAGTCCGCGATCAAGCGCGCTGCGttcaagcagcagcagacggagAACTTCAAGAAGGCTGTGGTGGCCAGAAAGGCCGCCAAGGCTGCCCTGAAGAAGACCGCCTACTTGCGTGCCCGCAAATACTCCCGTGAGTACCGCGGTGCGGAGAAGAAGCTGgtgacgctgcgccgccaggcCGCCTCTCACGGTAACTACTACCTGGAG